A genomic region of Nostoc sp. UHCC 0702 contains the following coding sequences:
- a CDS encoding DUF4157 domain-containing protein, translating into MKWLELGIGDWGLGTGDWGIGLVILPLIPLIPLIPLIPLIRLDKAQEILRGFMSTRLQTKLKAANRTPSIPSQTTSSFDTAKSTATLSLQQALQSPGQPLDAATRQLMESRFGHDFSQVRVHTDEKAAASACQLNAAAFTINQDIFFAAGRYQTQIPQGLWLLAHELTHTLQQRSGQGAISPQLNVQNLSQPDQQSSSAPDSLEQEAATAADRVVVGQSVPQTLISVAAPRAQGVIARQRATFSAAKTVPQILDPARLIEFLTDTILTSLQTDPEDRSGKVRRQIAQMTATTRQAVLDRLQDRMPQSQWQQLNDILAQPVPAGEETLATPVATTTETNTQPETPTPETPETTEPETATPVATSTLETAPTPTEEPTTEEQTQPAPEHPEIQAESTAAAETTEEAPTTAESTPEAGTASLPEAAPTAVGEGAVNMGPVEELEAKVATANPEPEQTPSVTQEAATEPVTEEETTPTEGVTEPVSGAAEISSPSEAEVPAPSSEESTPETQAQAAPSSEESTPETQAQATPSSEESTPETQAQPTPSSEESTPETSTETPSSAESTPETQAQATPSPAESTPETEAQAAPSSEESTPETSTEIASSEESTPETQAQSTPSSAESTPETEAETPALSPTATPEASASEANTPQTETVESTTPEPAQGNNQGCPPGMGEGAGGEMAEAGGEGATGGGGGGSAITEQPAPEAPDVSQSDPVEAMAAVRNLPVTRLQTALGGVGAAASRSLGEQRTELATNPPQQQRPSGAPAGQEGPATPPTVAPATPTAQRLERTPQGQPVPPPTPAPIPAAPTLPTQTLAGPRVTGNAQQQLSEADVQQVQAAVRSLPTTDPALDVEVGPAPTISLEGNADPAKAAEQRDRLNNATQTAQTTAQQDAAQPMGETQIYPHVPEETLKAEVGTGGEAGTTAVTPAAEDETAAIIAEEKSGDEIRASVTQAQGDMVARRQEHQTRVTEERTNAQSQIDSEIQRNADDQTAQRREAQQAVQQQRQDWNQQQHTLVERSRIDADAAGQQGTQEIDRHQQQGNTEAASHVREGNTKITTARQDAQSQANQERQSAERETGGILSWLASRIRSFFEAVKRRIQAAFEAARRAVRAAIETAQRLAAQVIERARQAIVDAIRWVGDRLVEIGDVLLAAFPELRDRFRRAIQDLVKDATDAVNRLADQLKESVQQFLNLLGQAIDAALGLLERGLLAAVDFVNQAIQSAIKSARAFIQALAAFGALIKDIAANPGQWLRNLGAAVVDGIKNHLWKALKKAVKEWFNSKIEGLLGLGSLIKILVKGCISFTKIAQMAWQAVLSAIPMMVIQLLIEKLVSLLVPAAAAVTLIIQGLQAAWGAASQIIAAINAFVAFLLAVKTGSAAPQFANLLAAGAVAVIEFIANFLLARLGGALKGVGQKLRGIAQKLQKVAAAAKKGASVAMRAIKKVGRAIVQGAKKAVQVVVRGAKATGRAVVRVVKKVGGAIARTRVGRLIVRGLQAGGRAVARGYRAVQRQMQRLRDRWRQWRERRRQQRAQKERRRQEAAFEKVRRILAQRLRRGLPKLIVLGLLAGLKLWFRFKLLRLFESQATFKVMAGFSPEQEVAQGQVIKVKEEIEKASSTGTRYLFRGDDFYSAGSLGLAIGSREAEEADIQTPWEHVQGKESGQTSRFVSFSLTHRGAAKFTKKNKVLKPAIDALDPLVAAGIIKIWTPDEVEQLMRSHQKARIRRLASAVKQDMLKNNEVLIEGQIPEEILKWAK; encoded by the coding sequence TTGAAATGGCTTGAACTGGGGATTGGGGACTGGGGACTGGGGACTGGGGATTGGGGAATTGGTTTAGTTATTCTCCCCCTCATCCCCCTCATCCCCCTCATCCCCCTCATCCCCCTCATCCGCCTGGATAAAGCACAGGAGATTCTAAGAGGATTTATGAGTACTCGCCTTCAAACCAAGCTCAAAGCTGCCAACCGCACACCCTCGATTCCCAGTCAAACCACAAGTAGCTTTGACACTGCCAAATCGACTGCAACTTTGTCCCTGCAACAGGCGTTACAGTCTCCAGGACAACCCTTGGATGCAGCCACTCGCCAACTCATGGAATCTCGCTTTGGTCACGACTTCAGCCAAGTGCGGGTACATACAGACGAAAAAGCCGCCGCATCTGCTTGCCAATTAAATGCGGCTGCCTTCACCATCAACCAGGACATTTTTTTTGCTGCTGGTCGCTACCAAACCCAGATTCCCCAAGGGCTGTGGCTGCTGGCACACGAACTCACCCATACCCTCCAACAACGTTCAGGACAAGGGGCAATATCTCCTCAACTGAATGTGCAGAACCTGAGTCAGCCTGATCAACAAAGCAGTTCTGCTCCTGACTCTCTAGAACAGGAAGCCGCCACCGCCGCCGACCGAGTGGTGGTTGGTCAATCAGTGCCACAAACACTGATTTCTGTAGCTGCTCCTCGCGCTCAAGGCGTTATCGCCCGCCAAAGAGCAACCTTTTCTGCGGCAAAAACTGTACCCCAAATACTAGATCCAGCACGATTAATCGAATTTTTAACAGATACCATCCTGACAAGTTTGCAAACAGACCCCGAAGACCGCTCTGGTAAGGTGAGACGGCAAATCGCCCAAATGACGGCAACTACCCGCCAAGCTGTCTTAGACCGGCTGCAAGACCGAATGCCCCAATCGCAATGGCAGCAGTTGAATGACATTCTGGCTCAACCAGTACCCGCAGGGGAGGAAACACTAGCCACACCAGTGGCTACCACTACAGAAACCAACACCCAGCCCGAAACTCCAACTCCTGAAACTCCAGAAACTACCGAACCGGAAACTGCCACACCAGTGGCTACCTCTACTTTAGAAACTGCACCCACTCCTACAGAAGAACCCACGACCGAAGAACAGACACAGCCAGCACCTGAACATCCGGAAATTCAAGCCGAGAGTACAGCAGCGGCAGAAACAACAGAAGAAGCACCGACCACCGCAGAGTCAACACCCGAAGCCGGAACCGCATCCTTACCAGAAGCAGCACCCACCGCAGTCGGTGAAGGTGCAGTCAATATGGGCCCAGTTGAAGAACTGGAGGCAAAGGTCGCAACAGCAAATCCTGAACCGGAGCAAACGCCATCTGTAACACAAGAAGCAGCAACTGAACCAGTCACAGAAGAAGAAACTACACCAACTGAAGGGGTGACTGAACCAGTATCAGGAGCAGCTGAAATTTCATCTCCATCTGAAGCAGAAGTCCCAGCACCATCTTCGGAAGAATCTACACCGGAAACTCAAGCACAGGCAGCACCATCTTCTGAAGAATCTACACCGGAAACTCAAGCACAGGCAACACCATCTTCTGAAGAATCTACACCTGAAACTCAAGCACAGCCAACACCATCTTCGGAAGAATCTACACCGGAAACTTCAACAGAAACACCATCTTCAGCAGAATCTACACCTGAAACTCAAGCACAGGCAACACCATCTCCAGCAGAATCTACACCGGAAACTGAAGCACAGGCAGCACCATCTTCGGAAGAATCTACACCGGAAACTTCAACAGAAATAGCATCTTCGGAAGAATCTACACCTGAAACTCAAGCACAGTCAACACCATCTTCAGCAGAATCTACACCCGAAACTGAAGCAGAAACCCCAGCCCTATCTCCCACAGCTACACCAGAGGCATCAGCCAGCGAAGCAAATACACCTCAAACTGAAACCGTCGAGTCAACAACTCCAGAACCAGCCCAAGGTAATAACCAAGGTTGTCCCCCTGGTATGGGAGAAGGTGCTGGAGGCGAAATGGCAGAGGCAGGCGGTGAAGGAGCGACTGGTGGCGGTGGTGGTGGCTCGGCAATTACCGAACAGCCAGCCCCAGAAGCTCCTGACGTTTCCCAGTCTGATCCGGTAGAAGCAATGGCAGCAGTCCGTAACCTGCCAGTTACCCGACTGCAAACGGCTTTAGGTGGTGTTGGTGCGGCTGCTTCGCGCTCATTAGGAGAACAACGCACTGAACTGGCTACCAACCCACCCCAACAGCAACGTCCCTCTGGCGCTCCTGCTGGTCAAGAAGGGCCAGCTACACCCCCAACAGTTGCACCAGCTACTCCTACCGCTCAGCGTCTAGAACGAACACCACAAGGGCAACCAGTTCCTCCACCTACGCCAGCACCCATACCTGCTGCGCCTACCCTACCAACGCAAACTCTGGCAGGGCCAAGGGTGACAGGGAATGCTCAACAGCAGCTTTCCGAAGCTGATGTGCAGCAAGTCCAGGCAGCTGTGCGGAGTTTGCCGACAACAGACCCAGCCCTGGATGTAGAAGTAGGGCCAGCGCCTACAATTAGCCTAGAAGGCAATGCAGACCCAGCTAAGGCCGCCGAACAACGCGATCGCCTTAACAATGCTACACAAACAGCCCAAACTACTGCACAGCAAGACGCAGCCCAGCCAATGGGCGAAACCCAAATTTATCCCCATGTACCAGAGGAAACCCTCAAAGCTGAGGTAGGGACTGGTGGTGAAGCCGGAACTACGGCTGTTACCCCAGCCGCCGAGGATGAAACAGCGGCAATTATTGCCGAGGAAAAGAGTGGGGATGAGATTCGCGCTTCGGTAACTCAAGCTCAAGGTGACATGGTAGCGCGGCGACAAGAACACCAAACCCGCGTCACCGAAGAAAGAACCAATGCCCAAAGTCAAATAGACTCAGAAATTCAGCGCAATGCTGATGATCAAACAGCCCAAAGAAGGGAAGCCCAGCAAGCTGTACAGCAACAGCGGCAAGATTGGAACCAACAACAGCATACCTTAGTAGAGCGATCGCGTATCGATGCCGATGCCGCAGGACAACAGGGAACCCAGGAAATAGACCGCCATCAACAACAAGGCAATACCGAAGCGGCAAGTCATGTACGAGAGGGTAATACCAAAATTACCACTGCCCGTCAGGATGCTCAAAGCCAGGCCAATCAAGAGCGTCAGAGTGCCGAACGGGAAACTGGCGGGATTCTCAGTTGGCTAGCCAGTCGCATTCGTTCCTTTTTTGAAGCAGTCAAGCGGCGGATTCAAGCAGCATTTGAAGCTGCTAGGAGAGCAGTCAGGGCGGCAATTGAAACAGCCCAACGGCTAGCAGCTCAAGTCATTGAACGGGCACGCCAGGCAATTGTAGATGCCATTCGTTGGGTAGGCGATCGCTTGGTGGAAATTGGCGATGTGCTGTTAGCAGCTTTTCCCGAATTGCGCGATCGCTTCCGCCGTGCTATCCAAGATTTAGTTAAAGATGCCACAGATGCAGTCAATCGCCTCGCCGACCAGCTAAAGGAAAGTGTACAGCAGTTTCTCAACCTGTTGGGTCAAGCAATAGATGCGGCTTTGGGGCTGTTAGAGCGGGGACTTTTGGCAGCAGTCGATTTTGTCAATCAAGCCATTCAAAGTGCCATCAAATCTGCCCGTGCTTTTATCCAAGCACTGGCTGCCTTTGGCGCTCTCATTAAAGACATCGCTGCTAATCCTGGTCAATGGTTGCGTAATCTTGGCGCAGCTGTAGTTGATGGTATTAAGAATCACCTATGGAAAGCCTTGAAAAAAGCTGTGAAGGAGTGGTTTAACAGCAAAATAGAAGGGCTGCTTGGTCTTGGTAGCTTGATTAAGATACTTGTAAAAGGTTGTATTAGTTTTACTAAGATTGCTCAAATGGCTTGGCAAGCTGTCTTATCAGCAATACCAATGATGGTGATCCAGCTGTTAATAGAAAAGTTGGTTTCCTTGCTCGTGCCAGCTGCCGCCGCCGTGACATTAATTATCCAAGGGCTACAAGCAGCTTGGGGCGCAGCCAGCCAAATTATAGCCGCCATCAATGCCTTTGTGGCTTTTCTTTTGGCAGTGAAAACCGGCAGTGCTGCACCTCAATTTGCCAACCTGCTAGCAGCCGGAGCTGTAGCAGTGATTGAGTTCATCGCCAACTTTTTACTAGCTCGTTTAGGAGGGGCTTTAAAAGGCGTAGGGCAAAAGTTGCGCGGTATTGCCCAAAAATTGCAAAAAGTAGCAGCAGCAGCGAAAAAAGGAGCCTCTGTTGCCATGCGAGCCATTAAAAAAGTGGGACGTGCCATAGTTCAAGGTGCGAAAAAAGCTGTTCAGGTAGTTGTCCGTGGTGCTAAAGCCACTGGACGTGCGGTTGTGCGCGTTGTCAAAAAAGTAGGAGGGGCGATCGCTCGTACTCGTGTGGGACGGTTGATTGTCCGGGGATTACAAGCAGGTGGGCGAGCGGTAGCCCGTGGCTACCGCGCAGTGCAACGGCAAATGCAGCGTTTGCGCGATCGCTGGCGGCAGTGGAGAGAAAGGCGGCGGCAGCAACGGGCCCAAAAAGAACGCAGACGGCAGGAAGCCGCTTTTGAGAAAGTGCGCCGTATACTAGCGCAGAGATTGAGAAGAGGTCTACCAAAATTAATAGTGCTAGGATTGTTGGCAGGACTCAAGTTGTGGTTTAGGTTCAAACTCCTGCGGCTGTTTGAGTCTCAGGCAACTTTCAAAGTTATGGCTGGCTTTAGTCCAGAACAGGAAGTTGCACAAGGGCAAGTTATCAAAGTTAAAGAAGAAATTGAAAAAGCAAGTTCCACTGGTACTCGCTACCTGTTCCGGGGAGACGACTTCTATAGTGCCGGTTCTTTGGGGCTTGCTATTGGCAGTCGCGAAGCAGAAGAAGCAGACATTCAAACTCCTTGGGAACATGTTCAAGGAAAAGAAAGTGGACAGACGAGCCGTTTCGTTTCTTTCTCTCTCACTCACAGAGGAGCTGCTAAATTTACCAAAAAGAATAAGGTTTTAAAACCAGCTATAGATGCTTTAGATCCTTTAGTGGCAGCAGGAATAATAAAGATATGGACACCTGACGAAGTTGAACAATTAATGCGTTCACATCAAAAAGCCAGAATCAGAAGATTAGCCAGCGCAGTTAAGCAAGATATGTTAAAGAATAATGAGGTATTAATTGAAGGGCAAATTCCTGAAGAAATTTTAAAGTGGGCTAAATAA
- a CDS encoding HEAT repeat domain-containing protein, with protein MSDEIANILRDSQEQNPDVRELALDRIGMLKPNNAIELILPFLKDSDLQVRSTAVCNLGLIQDSRAVPYLVDIVAHDCSEQVRTEAIISLAEYRSPEILNCLVAEVDREKRSRRPRQEVAKQLRYYNAEAAVDALVILLQDTDVFVRDHAAESLLYLNRPRLRMVWKEALNDQSYDVQEIAIKALTELDHTTHPSPHTLLNDD; from the coding sequence ATGTCAGACGAAATAGCAAATATTTTGCGAGATTCGCAGGAGCAAAATCCAGATGTTAGAGAATTAGCATTGGATCGAATTGGTATGCTCAAACCAAATAATGCAATTGAACTAATTCTTCCTTTTCTAAAAGATTCAGATTTGCAAGTACGAAGTACCGCTGTTTGCAACTTGGGGCTAATTCAAGATAGCAGGGCTGTACCTTATTTGGTGGACATAGTTGCACACGATTGTTCAGAACAAGTGCGAACTGAAGCAATTATTTCCCTAGCTGAATACAGAAGTCCCGAAATCTTAAATTGTTTGGTTGCTGAAGTTGATCGAGAAAAACGTTCAAGACGCCCACGACAGGAAGTTGCCAAACAACTCCGCTACTATAATGCTGAAGCCGCAGTAGATGCCTTAGTGATTTTACTGCAAGATACAGATGTTTTTGTCAGAGATCATGCTGCTGAATCTCTTTTGTACTTAAATCGTCCCAGATTACGTATGGTTTGGAAAGAGGCTTTGAATGACCAAAGCTATGATGTACAGGAAATAGCAATTAAAGCACTGACTGAATTAGACCATACTACCCACCCCTCACCCCACACCCTTCTTAACGATGACTGA
- a CDS encoding LysM peptidoglycan-binding domain-containing protein yields MIADPLKPAPFTVTSRYYGIETANSETQTGKTIVYLKRRFLPQPEKFSVLTEHTVKEGDRLDNIAAQYLGDPEQFWRICDANRAMSPNQLTATLGSQILITLPEGITGYQNA; encoded by the coding sequence ATGATTGCTGACCCACTCAAACCTGCACCCTTTACAGTTACCAGCCGCTACTACGGCATTGAAACCGCCAACAGTGAAACTCAGACAGGCAAAACCATTGTTTACCTTAAACGCCGCTTTTTGCCACAGCCAGAAAAATTCAGCGTCCTCACTGAGCATACAGTCAAAGAAGGCGATCGCTTGGATAATATCGCCGCACAATACTTGGGCGATCCCGAACAGTTTTGGCGCATCTGCGACGCTAATAGAGCCATGAGTCCCAATCAGTTAACTGCCACCTTGGGTAGTCAAATCCTCATTACCTTACCCGAAGGCATAACAGGATACCAAAATGCTTAA
- a CDS encoding baseplate assembly protein, protein MQDIKKYYGKFRGTVVNNIDPLQMGRIQVQVPDVLGATPSSWAMPCVPFAGRQMGMYVLPQIGAGVWVEFEQGNPDYPIWVGCWWGSAAEVPALGLAAPPGVDNLVLQTTAQNTLLISDVPGPTGGILLKSTTGALIAINQTGITISNGQGATIIMSGPTITINQGALVIT, encoded by the coding sequence ATGCAGGACATTAAAAAATATTATGGCAAGTTTCGCGGTACCGTAGTCAACAATATTGACCCCTTGCAAATGGGACGAATTCAGGTGCAAGTTCCCGATGTCCTCGGTGCAACCCCTTCTAGTTGGGCCATGCCTTGCGTACCCTTTGCCGGCAGGCAGATGGGCATGTATGTACTGCCCCAAATTGGTGCTGGGGTGTGGGTGGAATTTGAACAAGGCAATCCCGACTATCCGATTTGGGTTGGTTGTTGGTGGGGGTCAGCGGCAGAAGTTCCAGCCCTAGGGTTAGCAGCACCGCCAGGGGTAGATAATCTTGTCCTGCAAACTACCGCACAAAACACCCTATTAATTAGCGATGTACCTGGCCCCACTGGCGGCATTCTACTGAAAAGCACCACTGGCGCACTCATTGCCATCAACCAAACAGGTATCACGATTTCCAACGGACAGGGAGCCACCATTATCATGAGTGGCCCCACCATCACCATCAATCAAGGCGCACTAGTCATTACCTAG
- a CDS encoding GPW/gp25 family protein gives MQIDYPFQIDSRRRTAETTYEDHIRDLVEQVLFTSLGERVNRPDFGTGLIQLVFAPNSNELASATQFLIQGALQQWLGNLIQVEVVEVESQEGILQVTIQYVIQKNQQRQIAQFSREV, from the coding sequence ATGCAGATTGACTACCCATTTCAAATTGACAGCCGCCGCCGCACGGCTGAAACCACTTATGAAGACCATATCCGCGATTTAGTAGAGCAGGTGTTGTTCACTTCTTTAGGCGAACGAGTCAACCGTCCTGACTTTGGCACTGGGTTAATACAGTTGGTGTTTGCTCCTAATAGCAATGAACTGGCCAGCGCCACCCAATTTCTGATTCAGGGAGCCTTACAGCAGTGGTTAGGGAACCTGATTCAAGTAGAAGTAGTAGAGGTTGAGAGTCAGGAAGGGATACTCCAGGTGACTATCCAGTATGTCATCCAAAAAAATCAGCAACGTCAGATAGCACAATTTTCGCGGGAGGTCTAG
- a CDS encoding putative baseplate assembly protein — MQTQLYCPDEIRRSLVRANGTVNGIDYLEVLDDEAPVGTAPQQTLLVYCFLSVAGLSRENVRIEGGVRVSPIGVVWAFPVNELLTAHIDRLSVDEQTFFSSPRFSEPERVLVVRTDTRGDFSTYTLRLISATQANQPISNFDYILSSVKFSFKVDCPSDFDCQQQQVCPEPIESVPQIDYLAKDYASFRRLMLDRLAVLMPDWQERNPADLGITLVELLAYAADYLSYHQDAVATEAYLGTARQRVSVRRHARLVDYFLHDGANARTWVCLEVNQDLQSTADNPLIPIGTTFFSKGNTKAIALSPFEVARAFDTPPIVFESLHPVTLLNVKRNAILFYTWGNPQCCLPKGATKATLQGSAAELQLKAGDVLILEQVRGPESKLTADADPNQRHAVRLNSPPVEVIDPLNNTTVLEISWYAEDALPFALCLWQEEDNEPVSVARGNVVLADHGKTLKNEALQPATVPQGRPYRPQLDRLGLTHAQPYDHEKATKRPAKAVTELDLRQVKPAIKLQGNGETWQPQQTLLNSDRFASEFVVEVETDGRASLRFGDGILGQQPTPGSELQATYRLGNGKAGNIGAEALFHIVTDQPDVKTAIQQVRNPLPAWGGTEPEPMEQARLYAPQAFRIQQRAVTEADYATVTERHPQVQRAKATRRWTGSWYTMFITVDRKNGLPIDADFEVELRSFLERFRLAGYDLEIDAPIDVPLEIVLKVCVLPNYISSNVKRSLLEVFSNTTLPNGQRGFFHPDNFTFAQPVYLSQIVATAMQVPGVEWVQPLVFQRWRQLSNQELQTKVMQFESLEIARLDNDPNAPENGKIDFLMLGGL; from the coding sequence ATGCAAACGCAGCTTTATTGCCCGGATGAGATTCGCCGTTCCTTAGTGCGTGCTAACGGTACGGTGAACGGCATCGATTATCTAGAAGTGTTGGACGATGAAGCTCCGGTTGGCACTGCACCACAACAAACCCTCCTGGTGTATTGTTTTTTGAGTGTGGCGGGTTTGAGCCGGGAGAATGTCCGTATTGAGGGCGGCGTGCGAGTTAGTCCTATCGGGGTGGTCTGGGCTTTTCCTGTGAATGAACTGCTGACAGCACACATTGACCGCCTCAGCGTTGACGAGCAGACATTCTTCAGTTCTCCCCGCTTCAGCGAACCAGAACGAGTACTAGTAGTTCGTACTGATACCAGGGGCGATTTTTCTACATACACGCTGCGGTTGATATCTGCAACTCAGGCAAACCAACCTATCAGTAATTTTGACTATATATTAAGTAGCGTTAAATTCTCCTTTAAAGTTGATTGTCCTAGCGACTTTGATTGTCAGCAACAACAAGTTTGCCCAGAACCAATTGAGTCGGTGCCGCAAATTGACTATTTAGCTAAGGACTACGCCAGTTTTCGCCGTTTGATGCTTGACCGACTGGCAGTGCTAATGCCTGATTGGCAAGAACGCAACCCTGCTGACCTGGGCATAACTCTGGTGGAATTGCTGGCTTATGCAGCCGATTATCTCAGCTACCACCAGGATGCTGTAGCTACAGAAGCATATCTTGGCACAGCCCGACAGCGCGTGTCTGTGCGTCGCCACGCCCGCTTGGTAGATTATTTTTTACACGATGGTGCCAACGCCCGTACCTGGGTTTGTCTGGAAGTGAATCAAGACCTGCAAAGCACGGCGGATAATCCCCTCATCCCTATTGGGACTACATTTTTTAGTAAAGGTAACACAAAGGCGATCGCTCTTTCTCCCTTTGAGGTAGCCCGCGCTTTTGATACACCCCCGATTGTTTTTGAAAGTCTGCATCCAGTCACTTTGCTGAACGTGAAGCGCAACGCTATTTTGTTCTACACTTGGGGCAATCCTCAATGCTGTTTGCCCAAAGGTGCAACGAAAGCAACTTTGCAAGGTAGTGCTGCCGAGTTACAACTCAAAGCTGGTGATGTCTTAATTTTGGAACAAGTGCGCGGCCCGGAAAGTAAATTGACAGCAGATGCCGACCCCAATCAACGCCATGCTGTGCGTTTGAACTCTCCCCCTGTAGAAGTCATTGACCCTTTAAATAACACTACTGTGCTGGAAATCAGCTGGTATGCTGAGGATGCCCTGCCCTTTGCCCTTTGCCTGTGGCAGGAGGAAGACAACGAACCTGTCAGCGTCGCCCGTGGCAATGTGGTACTGGCAGATCATGGCAAAACCCTGAAAAACGAGGCATTACAACCAGCAACAGTTCCACAAGGACGACCCTATCGACCGCAACTAGACCGCCTGGGACTCACCCATGCCCAACCCTACGACCACGAAAAGGCTACGAAGCGCCCAGCCAAAGCAGTGACGGAACTCGATTTGCGTCAAGTCAAGCCAGCAATTAAGCTGCAAGGTAATGGCGAAACTTGGCAACCGCAACAAACATTGCTGAATAGCGATCGCTTTGCCAGCGAGTTTGTAGTAGAAGTGGAAACAGATGGGCGGGCATCTCTGCGATTCGGCGATGGCATATTAGGACAACAACCTACTCCCGGTTCCGAGTTGCAGGCAACTTACCGCCTAGGCAATGGCAAAGCAGGCAACATTGGTGCAGAGGCATTATTCCATATCGTCACTGACCAGCCTGATGTGAAAACAGCAATTCAACAAGTACGTAATCCTTTGCCAGCTTGGGGTGGCACTGAACCTGAACCGATGGAACAAGCCCGACTCTATGCCCCCCAGGCATTTCGCATCCAGCAACGGGCAGTTACCGAAGCAGACTATGCCACAGTCACAGAACGCCATCCCCAAGTGCAACGGGCCAAGGCCACTCGCCGTTGGACTGGCAGCTGGTACACGATGTTTATCACCGTAGACCGCAAGAATGGTTTACCCATCGATGCCGACTTTGAAGTTGAGTTACGCAGCTTTCTCGAAAGATTTCGCCTAGCAGGTTACGACTTGGAAATTGATGCACCCATTGATGTGCCTTTGGAAATTGTTTTGAAAGTCTGCGTCCTGCCTAATTATATAAGTAGCAACGTCAAGCGATCGCTCCTAGAAGTGTTTAGCAATACTACCCTGCCCAACGGTCAGCGGGGCTTCTTTCACCCGGATAATTTCACATTTGCCCAACCAGTTTACCTCAGCCAAATTGTGGCAACAGCCATGCAAGTACCTGGGGTTGAGTGGGTGCAGCCCTTAGTTTTCCAACGCTGGCGACAACTATCAAATCAGGAATTACAAACAAAAGTTATGCAGTTTGAAAGTCTGGAAATTGCCCGCTTGGACAATGATCCCAATGCGCCAGAAAACGGCAAAATCGATTTTCTGATGCTGGGGGGATTATGA